The Bacteroidales bacterium DNA window CGGAGCCACCCTGATGAGGATCTGTCGCTTGTTCACCGGCTGCGGACCACCCTTAATATACCATTCGCTTGCATCGGGCCGGAAATAAGAACCGCCCCTGATGACAGAAAAAAGATAGGATCCGTTATCATATTCATCCTCTGTCATCTGCCATACATTGCCCACCAGATCCTCGACCTTGAAAGGAGATTTACCTTTCGGGAAAGCGTCAACCGGTGTAGTTACGCCAAAGGCGCTGTTGCATTTGGTGGCGTGAAATTCATTCCCCCATGGCCAGGCTCTTCCGTCGGTTCCCTGGGCAGCATACTGCCATTCATGTTCGGTCGGCAGACGTTTTCCTGCCCATCTGGCATAGGCCCTGGCATCCTCCATACTAACCCATACAACAGGATGATTTTCCATCCCTCTTGGATACATTCCGTTTGTCCAGTGCCGGAGGTAGCCGGTTGTGTCGGCAGGACGGTAGCCTGTTTCCTGAATGAACTGGTAAAACTGCTTATTGGTTACAGGGTACCGATCCATGAAAAAGCGGTTCATATCGATCCATACGCTATCAGGTTCCGGCGGATACGGAATGAATGACTCGTCATGCCATGCTGTATAAAGAAATTTTCCGGCAGGTATCTCAACCATGTCGTTCGGACAGGCAGAAACAGGCTCAGTTGGTGAAAGCCGGTTAATTTTCCGAATCCATCCCTGAGGAAATTCATACACCATTTCATCAATAAGTTCCTTGTTGTTGAAAAGCTGGAAAATTAACCTTCCCTGGTAATGCCCGTACTTTTCACAGAAATTGATGTGTAACTGGCCGGCAGGGTATTCATCCGGAGTATTCTGATAGGAAGGCTCATTTTTCCAGATCAGAAGCCGGTTACCCCGGTCTGCCCTAATGTAAAGAGAATCTCCCGTCCATTCTATTTTTATGGTACGCGGAAAAGAGGCCACACATTCAATACTTCCTTCGAGGCGGGTATGAAGATTTTCTTTGGGGAAAGGAAGAACCGGCACCGGCAGGTAAAACTGATCGCCAATACGGACAGGTGTCAGTTCCGTATGACTCCACAGGCTGACAAAGTGAGTGCCTTCGGTATTCCTTACCGGAAAAAGTGCGCCAGCGTGTCCTCCGGGGATCAATGAAAAGATGGTGAACAAGGTTTTATCCTCGTTTTCCCAGCGGTTAATGTAAATGCTGTCTCTCAGGGATGCGATAAGGGGAGTGAAGTTTCCCTGCTGAAAGACCTGGCTGTTTTCGCGCAGTATGCGGGTAGTTTTTCCCAGAAAAAGAAACTCCTCCCCTATCCATTGCGGACGTCCGGGGGCCATGGTGTTGATTTCGGTTCCGTATCCGTTAAAGAAAGAAATGGCTATTTCGCGACGGATGTGTCCTTCGCTGAGCTGGCATACCCGAAAGATCGCAAAGTCAGGTCTGATGAGCTTGTTCAGGTTCAGTGGCGGCTGATAATAGATGGCATCGTGCACTCTTCCCGCAAGAATTCCCTGCATATCCCTTGGCACAGCCATTCCTTCGCTGTACATAATAACGCCGTCACGCACACTGTCGGCGGCAGCCTGCAGTTCATGGCTTGAACTTCCCCTGGTGTCCAGCACCACCCCGTCGGCTCCAATTGATTTAATCAGGTACGACATTCCCGCGAGCTGATCACCATCGCGGGTGCTTTTATCCCAGGGATTATATGAAATAAAAAAACGGGTGCCATTTTGCCTTGCATAATTTGCCAGTTCCTGCAATTTAGGCAACCCGAACGGCAAATCAGCATAAAGATCCCACTGATTTCTCTGGTCCAGTCCGAGCCGCGGCCAGGTAGGCCAGAGAGCATAAATATCATACCCTCCGAAATACTTCTTGCCTTCTTCGAGAAATCCATAAAACGTATACTTTCTGGTCCGGGAATCATAAAAACGCTGGTCCCAGGCAAACTGAACCGTAGCAACATAGGCTGAACGAACCCACTGAAGATCTGCCCGTTTATAAAGAGCCTCATCAAACTGCGCCACATCAAAAAGATAGCGGTCATGAAATGCTTTTTTAAGGCCATTTTGCCATTCTCCTTCAAAAGGCTCAATAAACAGGGTGTATTCGACGGAAGAACCCGGCGCCAGGATAGTGGAATACCGGCGCAGGACAGCTTCCTCTCCGGAAGTTCTTCGGGCAAGACCATAGGCAGAGGTTTTTCCGTTCAGATCAATGGAGGAATATCCTAATTCCCAGACATTGTCAGGAAGGGTAACATCGACCGGTCCGCATCCCGGACGGAATATTTTGGCCCGGGCCAGAGCCGGAGGTCCGGATGCTGTAAGATACAGCCTGTCAGAAGCCGTTCCGAAAGGTACTACATTGGAAATCTGAACTGTGTCTGATGAAATATTTTCTATGATCAGAACAGTTTTGTATACCAACCCTCCGGAAGAATCAGATTTCAGGGTAAATTTCAGACTGTGGTTGTATTCTATGCCCAGATCAGGAGGCAGATTGCTTTTTACCACTGAAGGATCGATGTTTTTGCCATTGAGCAGGCAGGTAAATAACGGCAGGGGCGTTTTTAACGTATACCGCACGTTGTCAGAGGTTCTGAATTCAGTTATCCGGAAAGGAAAAACATTATCAAAAACCGGAGTGAGGGCGGGTTGCGCCGGCAATAAAGCATATTTCAGCCAAACCAACACCAGAAAAAGCAAAATTCTTCTGTGCATAGATTCTGTTATTGCACCTGATAAAAACGATAAATTGTTGTCTGCTTATAGGTATCTCCGGGCTGAAGCACCACAGAAGGAAATTCCGGATGATTGGGAGAATCGGGATAATGCTGGGCCTCAAGGCAAAGTCCCCAGAACTGATTGTACCGGACATTCTTTTTTCCGACCTGTGATCCGTCAAAGTGATTGGCTGTATATAGCTGAACAGCAGGTTCGGTAGTTTTCATTTCAAGAGCAAGGCCGGTTTCGGGATTTATCACTACCGCCGAAGGCTTTGACAAGCCAGGTTCATCCAAAATGAAATTGTTGTCATATCCTTTGAAAGGAAAATCCTCCCGCTTCACCTTTACCGGTTTTCTAAAGTCAAATTCCGTACCGGTCACGGGCAGAATTCTGCCTGTTGGTATTAGCTCGCTATCGGTTTCGGTAATGGACGAGGCGTTTATCCATAAAAGATGGTTGACAACATTTTCTTTAGCTCCGGTAAGGTTAAAATAAGAATGGTTTGTTAAATTAACCACCGTCATCCTGTCGGTTTCTGCCTTATAATCGAACACAATCTCATTTCGTTCCGTAACACTCACACGCACAGCCACCTTCAGGTTTCCGGGAAAGCCTTCTTCTCCATCCGGACTAAGGTATGTAAAGACGACGGCCTCCTGACCCGGTTCAGGATGTGCTTCCCATATTTTTCTGTTAAATCCTTTATAACCACCGTGCAGGCAATGCTTTCCGCTGTTGGGAGTAACTTTGTACTCATGATTTCCCAGCCTGAAAGAGGCATTACTGATCCGATTGGCATACCGGCCGCAAATTACTCCAATGTATGAAGCATCCTGAGCATAGGATTCAGGTGTATCAAATCCAAGCACAACATCGGTCAGGTTTCCCTTCTGATCCGGCACCATAACCTTATGAAGGGCTATTCCAAGATTAAGAATCTCAATGAAAAACCCATCCCTGCCATGCATACGAAACAGGATAACCTGTTGTCCGTCATACGATCCAAACGACATGCTTTCCATGATAGAATCAGTTTTTTTCCGAGTCAAAGCTATTAAAATGATATATTTAAAAAAACTAAACGGACTGAAATTTTATTTCATACCTTAGCAGAAATTTAATTCCTGCCTATGAAACACCCATGTATTGCAAACACAAACATCTATGAACAAAATTCAAATCATGGGTGTTCCCCGCTTTGGCGGGGCAGGCTATCCTACCTTTAAAAATCAATTTTGTCCAGATGAAAAAAACGATAAATTTCCTCACTGTTCTGTTATTTACAATTCTTCTCCTGGCAGGGGGTTGTAAAGGCCGGACACCTGCCACAGGAGCTTCTGAAAACAGAGATTCCGTGGTTTCAAAAGATGTACTCATAAAGGAAGTATTTGAATATCCTTTACCTACGGCATTTGAGGTAACGAACATGCTCGTAAATGCCAAGGCACCCTGTATCATTGATTTATGCAATCCGGTTTCCAATGCTGAGAAATATATCAGTCAAACCCGGAAAGCAATCAATCTTGGAGTTTACGGGGCTGATCTGTGTTATACGGTCGCCTACAATCAGAACCAGGAGACCATGAACTACATGAATGTGACACGAAAGCTGGCTGATGAACTGAACATTGGCACAACCTTCAATGCTTCCGTTGCAGAACAGATTGAAGCCAATCTTCAGAACAAGGATACATTGATCCGGATCATTTCCGATGCGTTTTATAAAACGTACAACAGCCTGATGCAAAACAAACAAGACAAGCTAAGCGCGTTTGTAATGGCCGGTTCCTGGGTAGAAGCCTTTTACATTACTTCCCAGATTTATCTTACAGCCCGCGACAAAGATGCAATAGCCTCCATTCTTATAGCCCATGGGAATTCTCTGAATAAGCTGCTGGAAATAATGCAGCCACTTTCAGAGGAAGGTGATGCAGCCTCGTTGTACAATGATCTTCTGTCAGTAAAAAAAGAATACGCAAAGCTGGAAAAGGAAAAGAAAGCCAAGCCGGATTACTCAGGTCTGGTGCGCCTTGCAGAAAAAATCAGAACGCAGATAACCGTATAATACGGTGATTGCATTTGCTGCTCCGCCTGCTTCAGATGGTAAGATCATACAGCGTTATTATTAATGTTCAGAAGATCTGTTCCACAGTGTTTAAGAGATGCGTGAGCCTGTTCTTGTAGCTTTGATGCATTTGTTCGCTCTGGCTGAAAGTTTGCATTTAAAGGCGTTTTCAGCCAAAGGAAGAGCTATTGCTGCATCGTTTGTAAAAAACATTGCCCGTTCGGGAGAATTTATTAAGCTTTACGACGACTATCTTGATTTTTACAAACGTGAGCTGAAAGAAAACGAATCGCCCGGCATCCGCGAACTTATGGTCAAACGCCTGGGGAAAAAGCTATGCAGGGAACTGATTCTGCAGGAAAGGCTGGTTGTTCTTATCCGTCTTACTGAATCATTTTTGCAGCACGAAAAGCTTTCAAAAACCGAACTTGCTTTTCTTGAGAGTATTGCAACTGAATTTCACATCAGCGTTGAAGACAGAAACGCATTATTTGATTTTGCGCAAGGTTTAACCGCTGAATGGAAAGACACATCCTCCCTGCTGGTGATTGAAAAACCGGGAGCAGAATCATCCGATGAACTGGAAGGTGCATGGATTGAGCAGAACAAACCCCTCACCG harbors:
- a CDS encoding galactose mutarotase, which produces MESMSFGSYDGQQVILFRMHGRDGFFIEILNLGIALHKVMVPDQKGNLTDVVLGFDTPESYAQDASYIGVICGRYANRISNASFRLGNHEYKVTPNSGKHCLHGGYKGFNRKIWEAHPEPGQEAVVFTYLSPDGEEGFPGNLKVAVRVSVTERNEIVFDYKAETDRMTVVNLTNHSYFNLTGAKENVVNHLLWINASSITETDSELIPTGRILPVTGTEFDFRKPVKVKREDFPFKGYDNNFILDEPGLSKPSAVVINPETGLALEMKTTEPAVQLYTANHFDGSQVGKKNVRYNQFWGLCLEAQHYPDSPNHPEFPSVVLQPGDTYKQTTIYRFYQVQ
- a CDS encoding formylglycine-generating enzyme family protein, whose translation is MHRRILLFLVLVWLKYALLPAQPALTPVFDNVFPFRITEFRTSDNVRYTLKTPLPLFTCLLNGKNIDPSVVKSNLPPDLGIEYNHSLKFTLKSDSSGGLVYKTVLIIENISSDTVQISNVVPFGTASDRLYLTASGPPALARAKIFRPGCGPVDVTLPDNVWELGYSSIDLNGKTSAYGLARRTSGEEAVLRRYSTILAPGSSVEYTLFIEPFEGEWQNGLKKAFHDRYLFDVAQFDEALYKRADLQWVRSAYVATVQFAWDQRFYDSRTRKYTFYGFLEEGKKYFGGYDIYALWPTWPRLGLDQRNQWDLYADLPFGLPKLQELANYARQNGTRFFISYNPWDKSTRDGDQLAGMSYLIKSIGADGVVLDTRGSSSHELQAAADSVRDGVIMYSEGMAVPRDMQGILAGRVHDAIYYQPPLNLNKLIRPDFAIFRVCQLSEGHIRREIAISFFNGYGTEINTMAPGRPQWIGEEFLFLGKTTRILRENSQVFQQGNFTPLIASLRDSIYINRWENEDKTLFTIFSLIPGGHAGALFPVRNTEGTHFVSLWSHTELTPVRIGDQFYLPVPVLPFPKENLHTRLEGSIECVASFPRTIKIEWTGDSLYIRADRGNRLLIWKNEPSYQNTPDEYPAGQLHINFCEKYGHYQGRLIFQLFNNKELIDEMVYEFPQGWIRKINRLSPTEPVSACPNDMVEIPAGKFLYTAWHDESFIPYPPEPDSVWIDMNRFFMDRYPVTNKQFYQFIQETGYRPADTTGYLRHWTNGMYPRGMENHPVVWVSMEDARAYARWAGKRLPTEHEWQYAAQGTDGRAWPWGNEFHATKCNSAFGVTTPVDAFPKGKSPFKVEDLVGNVWQMTEDEYDNGSYLFSVIRGGSYFRPDASEWYIKGGPQPVNKRQILIRVAPGFDRSATVGFRCVKDALPLPAGTTRNP